In Pelodiscus sinensis isolate JC-2024 chromosome 2, ASM4963464v1, whole genome shotgun sequence, the following proteins share a genomic window:
- the PDSS1 gene encoding all trans-polyprenyl-diphosphate synthase PDSS1 isoform X3, protein MIHTASLVHDDVIDDANSRRGKTTVNQIWGERKAVLAGDFILSAASVALARIGNTTIISVLSQVIEDLVRGEFLQLGSKENENERFAHYLEKTFKKTASLIANSCKAVSILGCPDPKVHEIAYQYGKNVGIAFQLIDDVLDFTSCADQLGKPTAADLKLGLATGPVLFACQQFPEMNAMIMRRFSLPGDVERARQYVLQSDGVQQTTYLAQRYCHEALKEISKLRPSPERDALIQLTEVVLTRDK, encoded by the exons ATGATCCATACTGCAAGTCTAGTTCATGATGATGTCATTGATGATGCAAATTCTCGGAGAGGAAAAACAACGGTTAATCAAatctggggggagagaaag gctGTTTTAGCTGGTGATTTTATCCTTTCAGCAGCTTCTGTCGCTTTAGCAAGAATTGGAAACACTACTATTATCTCAGTATTAAGTCAGGTGATTGAAGATTTGGTGCGTG GTGAATTCCTTCAGTTGGGCtccaaagaaaatgaaaatgagagATTTGCTCACTACCTCGAGAAGACCTTTAAGAAGACTGCAAGTCTTATAGCAAACAGTTGTAAAGCA GTTTCCATACTAGGCTGCCCTGATCCAAAAGTTCACGAGATTGCATACCAGTATGGAAAAAATGTTGGCATAGCTTTTCAG ctaaTAGATGATGTGCTAGATTTTACATCATGTGCTGACCAGCTGGGGAAACCAACAGCAGCAGATCTCAAGCTTGGATTGGCCACAGGCCCTGTTTTATTTGCTTGCCAACAG TTTCCAGAAATGAATGCTATGATCATGAGGAGATTCAGTTTGCCAGGTGATGTTGAACGTGCTCGGCAATATGTACTTCAG agtgatgGTGTACAGCAAACAACCTACCTCGCCCAACGTTATTGTCATGAAGCATTGAAAGAGATAAGTAAACTGCGGCCATCCCCTGAAAGAGATGCCCTCATTCAGCTCACAGAAGTTGTACTCACCCGGGACAAGTGA